A part of Desulfotomaculum sp. genomic DNA contains:
- the porA gene encoding pyruvate ferredoxin oxidoreductase has protein sequence MNKKVGIEVSLAAADAVKMANVDLIAAYPITPQTHIVEHLSELVANGELDAEFIPVESEHSALSVCIGSAAVGARTFTCTSSQGLALMNEIIFIAASMRLPIVLILANRSLSGPLSIWNDHTDVMSIRDSGWVQVFVENGQEVFDHVFFAFRVAEDQKVSLPVIINLDGFILTHVIEPIEYWDQESVNKYLPDFKPVSTLNPDAPVTMGAFGMPGIYTEAKKAQDEALIKSKPEIIKAWKEMGEVIGRRYSPVETNNIEGAETVFLTMGSVGETVSVAVEKLRAQGKPVGQIKLRLWRPFPVEEFREAVRNVKRIIVIDRAVSFGGQGGPVAAEIRSVLYDEENRPSVTNFICGLAGRDVTPDNYIDMYEKSIKMTGDKAKEEDYVLYGVRE, from the coding sequence ATGAATAAAAAAGTTGGTATAGAAGTTTCCTTAGCGGCTGCTGACGCAGTAAAAATGGCAAATGTGGATCTGATTGCCGCTTACCCGATTACGCCACAGACCCATATCGTGGAACATCTGTCCGAACTTGTGGCCAACGGGGAACTGGACGCCGAATTTATTCCGGTGGAGTCGGAACACTCGGCATTGAGTGTCTGTATAGGATCTGCCGCTGTAGGAGCCCGTACTTTTACATGTACCAGTTCACAGGGGCTTGCCCTGATGAACGAGATTATATTTATAGCCGCTTCGATGAGGCTTCCGATCGTGTTGATCCTGGCCAACCGGTCACTTTCAGGACCTTTGAGCATCTGGAACGACCACACCGACGTTATGTCAATCAGAGACAGCGGCTGGGTTCAAGTATTTGTGGAAAACGGCCAGGAAGTTTTCGATCATGTCTTCTTTGCTTTCCGAGTGGCCGAGGATCAGAAAGTTTCCCTCCCGGTGATAATCAACCTGGACGGGTTTATCCTTACCCACGTTATCGAGCCAATCGAGTACTGGGACCAGGAGTCGGTTAACAAATACCTTCCTGATTTCAAACCCGTCAGCACGCTCAATCCCGATGCGCCGGTTACGATGGGCGCTTTTGGCATGCCGGGCATTTATACCGAGGCTAAAAAGGCCCAGGATGAGGCATTGATCAAGTCCAAGCCGGAAATCATCAAAGCCTGGAAGGAAATGGGGGAGGTTATCGGAAGGCGCTATTCCCCTGTTGAAACAAATAATATCGAAGGCGCCGAAACTGTATTCCTGACCATGGGCAGTGTAGGGGAAACAGTCTCAGTCGCGGTGGAAAAGCTCAGGGCCCAGGGTAAACCCGTAGGCCAGATAAAGCTCAGATTATGGAGGCCTTTCCCTGTTGAGGAATTCAGAGAGGCCGTCCGCAATGTCAAGAGAATCATTGTCATTGACCGTGCCGTTTCCTTCGGAGGTCAGGGCGGGCCCGTGGCGGCCGAAATACGTTCAGTCCTTTATGATGAAGAAAACAGGCCCTCGGTTACCAACTTCATCTGCGGCCTGGCCGGGCGTGACGTGACACCCGATAATTACATTGATATGTACGAGAAGAGCATAAAAATGACCGGGGATAAAGCGAAGGAAGAAGATTACGTCCTGTACGGAGTCAGAGAATAA
- the rsmI gene encoding 16S rRNA (cytidine(1402)-2'-O)-methyltransferase, protein MEPKGDPAAEKKSGGANGTLYLCATPIGNLEDITLRALRLLKEADLIAAEDTRHTRKLLAHYGIHTPVTSFHGHSGPKKCEYLLGLLLSGKHLILVSDAGMPGISDPGEVLVDAAIKSGVRVVPVPGPNAALAALVVSGLSASNFCFEGFLPANKRTRKKRITSLIKEERTIILYEAPHRLLKTLDELLEQLGDKRLAVARELTKHYEEVWRGSLSSALDYFRRNSPLGEFTIVLEGNKNEVREEVKTDLSTIASQVNGLQAGGMPRPAAIREVAKRNNMARNEVYAASLVRKKDEEQ, encoded by the coding sequence ATGGAACCGAAAGGTGATCCCGCGGCTGAAAAAAAAAGCGGCGGCGCAAACGGTACGCTTTATCTTTGCGCCACGCCGATCGGCAATCTTGAAGATATAACCTTGAGAGCGCTCAGGCTGTTGAAGGAAGCCGATCTGATTGCCGCCGAGGATACCAGGCACACACGCAAGCTCCTTGCCCACTATGGCATACATACGCCCGTTACCAGCTTTCACGGCCACAGCGGGCCGAAAAAGTGTGAGTACTTGCTGGGCCTGCTGCTCTCAGGAAAGCATTTAATTCTGGTATCGGACGCCGGCATGCCGGGAATATCCGATCCGGGCGAAGTCCTCGTGGATGCCGCCATAAAAAGCGGAGTAAGGGTCGTTCCCGTCCCGGGTCCCAACGCTGCTCTTGCCGCCCTTGTTGTATCAGGATTGAGCGCTTCCAATTTTTGCTTTGAAGGTTTTTTGCCCGCCAACAAGCGTACCCGTAAGAAAAGAATTACTTCCCTAATTAAAGAAGAGCGCACAATAATACTTTACGAGGCGCCCCACAGGCTGTTGAAGACTTTGGATGAGCTGCTGGAACAACTTGGGGACAAGCGTTTAGCCGTTGCCCGTGAACTGACCAAGCATTACGAAGAGGTCTGGAGGGGAAGCTTATCGTCCGCGCTGGACTATTTCCGGCGGAACAGCCCATTGGGGGAATTCACCATAGTTTTGGAAGGAAATAAAAACGAAGTCCGTGAGGAAGTTAAAACGGATCTTTCAACTATTGCCTCCCAGGTAAACGGTTTGCAGGCCGGAGGTATGCCGCGGCCGGCGGCCATCCGGGAGGTCGCCAAAAGGAACAATATGGCCAGAAACGAGGTTTATGCAGCTTCATTGGTGAGAAAAAAGGATGAAGAGCAGTAA
- a CDS encoding stage 0 sporulation protein encodes MTYSVVGVRFKRAGKVYYFDPAEIEIAVNDDVIVETSRGMEYGQVVTGPVEINDEEVVSPLKKVIRKATVQDTQKLAAVQEKVKQAFSICEQKIAVHSLPMKLVDVEKTFDESKLIFYFTAEGRIDFRELVKDLAAVFRTRIELRQIGVRDEAKMMGGLGCCGRELCCATWLADFASVSIRMAKEQNISLNPTKISGICGRLMCCLKFENDLYEQSRQEFPPLNSLVTTSEGEGKVTGINILKKTIAVELKESKMIREYAVGDISVEKTGSEQNEPDEHPVQTTGDED; translated from the coding sequence ATGACATACAGTGTTGTCGGTGTAAGGTTTAAACGGGCGGGTAAAGTATATTATTTCGATCCTGCCGAAATTGAAATTGCTGTGAACGATGATGTTATTGTCGAGACATCCCGGGGAATGGAATACGGGCAGGTTGTAACCGGGCCTGTTGAGATAAATGATGAGGAAGTAGTTTCCCCACTGAAAAAAGTTATCAGGAAGGCAACCGTCCAGGACACTCAAAAACTTGCGGCGGTCCAGGAGAAGGTCAAACAGGCGTTCAGCATCTGCGAGCAAAAAATTGCTGTTCACAGTTTGCCGATGAAGCTTGTCGATGTTGAGAAAACATTTGACGAAAGCAAGCTGATCTTTTATTTTACCGCCGAGGGAAGGATAGACTTCCGTGAACTTGTCAAGGACCTTGCCGCGGTGTTCCGGACAAGGATTGAATTGCGGCAGATCGGAGTGAGGGATGAGGCCAAGATGATGGGCGGCCTGGGCTGCTGCGGGCGCGAGCTCTGCTGCGCCACTTGGCTGGCTGATTTTGCCTCCGTCTCCATCAGAATGGCCAAGGAGCAGAATATATCCCTGAACCCGACCAAGATTTCGGGTATCTGCGGCAGGTTGATGTGCTGCCTGAAGTTTGAAAACGATCTTTATGAACAGAGTAGGCAGGAATTTCCTCCCTTGAACAGTCTGGTTACAACATCCGAAGGGGAAGGAAAGGTGACCGGTATCAACATACTGAAAAAGACGATAGCTGTAGAGCTCAAGGAAAGCAAAATGATCCGTGAATATGCTGTTGGGGATATCAGCGTAGAAAAAACGGGGAGTGAACAAAATGAACCCGATGAGCATCCTGTTCAGACAACTGGAGACGAGGATTAA
- the holB gene encoding DNA polymerase III subunit delta', which yields MKRSRCLPVKFFSEIHGQDNAINLLRRSFNRQMISHAYLFCGPSGVGKRTCAEAFARALLCRQPLQGDACGECRSCRQVEGGNHPDFIIVEPEGGSIKIEQAREIQRRMTLAPFQGGRQICLIDRAESMTDEAANCFLKTLEEPPAGVVFILTCVQPYALLTTVLSRCQQVMFQLLPVSQVALILACLPGVKQEEADLTALLSGGSVGQAFELLGGGNLTERRKQLAQIINALDSAGLGEACRLAGSLLSGNKEQSIREQTLTWIEGLMLWYRDLLIWKESENEKLIINRDFLQVIKEQASRREAALLIDRLGKIEEARNRLSKNANPRLVLDVLFLNLCRPAGGKQGDGFSASHK from the coding sequence TTGAAGCGGTCGAGGTGTTTACCGGTGAAGTTCTTCAGTGAAATACACGGGCAGGATAATGCAATAAATCTTTTGCGCAGGTCTTTTAACAGGCAGATGATTTCCCACGCCTATCTTTTCTGCGGCCCTTCAGGTGTGGGAAAAAGAACATGCGCCGAGGCTTTTGCCCGGGCGCTGCTCTGTCGACAGCCTTTACAAGGTGATGCCTGCGGCGAGTGCCGTTCATGCCGCCAGGTTGAAGGAGGGAACCACCCCGATTTTATAATAGTTGAACCTGAAGGAGGTTCAATAAAAATAGAGCAGGCAAGAGAAATCCAAAGAAGGATGACCCTGGCCCCGTTTCAGGGCGGCAGGCAGATTTGCCTGATCGACCGTGCGGAAAGTATGACCGACGAAGCGGCGAACTGCTTTTTAAAAACCCTTGAGGAACCGCCGGCAGGTGTGGTTTTTATACTGACTTGCGTTCAGCCATACGCCCTTTTGACGACTGTTCTTTCCCGGTGCCAGCAGGTTATGTTCCAATTGCTTCCCGTCTCCCAGGTAGCCCTGATTCTGGCATGCTTGCCCGGCGTTAAGCAGGAAGAGGCGGATTTAACCGCCCTTTTATCAGGCGGCAGTGTGGGACAGGCTTTTGAACTGCTTGGGGGGGGCAATCTCACCGAACGCAGAAAACAACTGGCGCAGATAATTAATGCATTAGACAGCGCCGGGCTTGGAGAAGCCTGCCGGCTTGCCGGAAGCCTCCTGTCCGGCAACAAGGAACAAAGCATCAGGGAACAAACACTCACCTGGATAGAAGGGCTGATGCTCTGGTATCGAGATCTTTTAATATGGAAAGAATCAGAAAATGAGAAGTTAATTATCAACCGGGATTTTTTGCAGGTCATCAAGGAACAAGCTTCCAGGCGGGAAGCCGCTTTATTAATTGACCGCCTGGGAAAAATTGAGGAAGCCAGAAACAGGTTGTCCAAGAACGCGAATCCCAGGCTGGTTTTGGATGTTCTGTTTCTAAACTTGTGCAGGCCGGCGGGAGGGAAGCAAGGGGACGGTTTTTCTGCTTCCCACAAGTAG
- a CDS encoding pyruvate synthase → MIEIRFHGRGGQGAVTSAELLALAAISEGKYAQAFPSFGPERRGAPVVAFCRVDDHPIRLRTNIYSPDLVVVLDPSLLRLINVAAGLKENGVLITNTKYTSGEIREKLGIKQALATINATKIALEEMGLPITNTTMLGSLLNARQVVHPDSLIGPLEKRFGRIADKNIRAFRRAYEETTILN, encoded by the coding sequence ATGATTGAAATTCGTTTTCATGGAAGAGGCGGACAGGGGGCTGTAACCTCGGCGGAACTGCTGGCTCTTGCTGCTATCAGCGAAGGGAAATATGCCCAGGCCTTTCCCAGTTTTGGACCAGAAAGGCGCGGGGCTCCGGTAGTCGCTTTCTGCCGGGTGGATGATCACCCTATCCGGTTGAGGACTAACATTTATTCCCCTGATCTGGTAGTAGTGTTGGATCCTTCCCTGCTCCGCCTGATTAACGTGGCCGCCGGCTTAAAAGAAAACGGCGTATTAATTACCAACACAAAATACACGTCCGGGGAGATCAGGGAAAAATTGGGCATCAAACAGGCCCTGGCTACTATAAATGCCACCAAAATTGCCCTTGAGGAAATGGGGCTCCCGATCACCAACACTACGATGCTTGGCTCTCTTCTTAACGCACGGCAGGTAGTGCATCCCGATTCACTCATCGGCCCTTTGGAAAAGAGATTCGGCCGGATCGCCGACAAAAACATCAGGGCTTTCCGGAGGGCTTACGAGGAAACTACAATACTTAACTGA
- a CDS encoding NAD(P)H-dependent oxidoreductase subunit E, giving the protein MKKKLKEIVKKYGSNRSFLVPILQDIQREYEYLPREALNLLSQIIDVPISHIYNVATFYKSFSLSPRGRHQLSLCMGTACHVRRAPQIRDHLVRTLGINPGETTPDLEYTFKTVNCLGACALGPIMVVDGEYHGQLTIMKVNKILKELGKKERTKKKVAADEN; this is encoded by the coding sequence ATGAAGAAAAAGTTAAAGGAGATCGTCAAGAAGTACGGATCAAACCGGAGTTTTCTGGTTCCTATACTTCAGGATATACAGAGGGAATATGAATATCTCCCACGGGAAGCTCTCAACTTACTGAGTCAAATTATCGACGTCCCGATCAGCCATATTTATAACGTAGCAACTTTTTACAAGTCTTTCAGCCTGTCTCCCAGGGGCCGTCACCAGCTCAGCCTGTGCATGGGAACTGCCTGTCATGTTAGGCGGGCGCCCCAGATCAGGGATCACCTGGTCCGGACGCTGGGGATAAATCCGGGCGAGACTACACCTGACCTGGAGTATACATTTAAGACAGTAAACTGCCTGGGCGCCTGCGCACTTGGACCAATCATGGTCGTTGACGGGGAATACCACGGGCAGCTGACGATAATGAAAGTAAACAAAATTTTAAAAGAACTAGGTAAAAAGGAAAGGACTAAGAAAAAGGTGGCCGCTGATGAAAATTAG
- a CDS encoding AbrB family transcriptional regulator has protein sequence MKSTGIVRRVDELGRVVIPIELRRTLGIEEKDALEIYVDEERIVLKKYQPACVFCGDASDTQYYRGKLVCRECAMTMFENTKAI, from the coding sequence GTGAAATCAACGGGCATTGTTAGAAGGGTGGACGAGCTAGGCAGGGTTGTTATTCCTATAGAACTTAGAAGGACCCTGGGCATAGAAGAAAAAGACGCCCTCGAAATTTACGTTGATGAGGAAAGGATTGTGCTCAAGAAATACCAGCCGGCCTGTGTGTTCTGCGGAGACGCTTCGGACACGCAGTATTACCGCGGTAAACTGGTCTGTCGTGAGTGCGCCATGACTATGTTTGAAAACACCAAAGCAATATAG
- a CDS encoding decarboxylase — MQDDQYEAPLYTSLLKHLKKGYAHLHLPAHRQGQALSALWKDLEQDLFKIDLTELPGLDNLTSPSGSIARSQSLAAGLYGAKRTFFLVNGTSVGLQALLMALCRPGEKIIIPRDSHRSVLAGLVLSGADPVYLVSSVAEEFGIPEGPGEAQVAEALDGCREAKGVLTTYPNYYGIAADLKKLAGLVHRAGKPLVADEAHAAHFPFHPSLPEGGLSCGADASVMSMHKMGGSLTQSSLLHLQGEFFDPGDVAAALACLQTSSPSYLLLVSLDLARHMLAEKGRELLDGSVQKAGQLRETAGQIPGLKVLDGRHLRKGYSLDPTRITISGADLGLSGFQLSAKLFKKYGVNVEMADFTNIVVVIGAGATEEDCGRLVDGLREISREKLPAVRPLPAPLRLPALPPRQLTPRQAWFSGKRKVFLEHCAGLVCGEWVAVYPPGIPVIYPGEEFTPEIVEYLKWVKASGAPVAGPADPELRTVRVIE, encoded by the coding sequence ATGCAGGATGATCAGTATGAAGCGCCACTTTATACATCCCTGCTGAAGCATCTGAAAAAAGGTTATGCTCACCTGCATCTGCCGGCGCACAGGCAGGGGCAGGCCCTTTCAGCTTTATGGAAGGATCTGGAACAAGACTTATTTAAAATTGACCTGACTGAACTGCCGGGGCTTGATAACCTTACCAGCCCCAGCGGGTCTATAGCCAGGTCGCAATCCCTGGCTGCCGGACTTTACGGAGCGAAGCGCACGTTCTTTCTGGTCAATGGAACTTCGGTCGGCCTGCAGGCACTGCTTATGGCCCTCTGCCGTCCGGGAGAAAAGATTATTATACCCCGTGACAGCCATCGGTCTGTTTTAGCGGGGCTTGTTTTAAGCGGGGCTGATCCAGTTTATCTCGTCTCTTCCGTGGCGGAGGAATTTGGGATACCGGAAGGGCCGGGTGAAGCGCAGGTTGCCGAAGCGCTCGACGGCTGCAGAGAAGCGAAAGGCGTGTTGACAACCTATCCCAATTATTACGGGATTGCGGCAGATCTAAAGAAACTGGCCGGGCTTGTCCATAGAGCCGGCAAACCGCTGGTGGCTGACGAAGCCCATGCCGCCCACTTTCCTTTCCACCCGTCCCTGCCGGAAGGCGGATTGTCATGCGGGGCTGACGCTTCCGTGATGAGTATGCATAAAATGGGCGGCTCTTTGACGCAGTCATCTTTATTGCACCTGCAGGGAGAGTTTTTCGATCCCGGGGATGTGGCTGCCGCACTTGCCTGCCTGCAGACAAGCAGCCCTTCTTATCTGCTGCTTGTGTCTTTGGATCTGGCCAGGCATATGCTTGCCGAAAAAGGCCGCGAATTGCTGGACGGCTCTGTTCAAAAAGCAGGGCAGCTCAGAGAGACAGCAGGCCAAATTCCGGGTCTGAAAGTGCTTGACGGTCGTCATTTAAGAAAGGGTTATTCGCTTGATCCCACCAGGATAACCATTTCCGGGGCCGATCTCGGATTGAGCGGTTTCCAGCTCTCTGCGAAGCTCTTTAAGAAATATGGCGTAAACGTGGAAATGGCGGATTTCACTAATATTGTTGTGGTTATCGGCGCCGGCGCAACCGAAGAGGACTGCGGCAGGCTGGTTGACGGCCTGAGGGAGATATCCCGGGAAAAGCTGCCTGCTGTACGGCCGCTGCCCGCGCCGCTTAGGTTGCCCGCTTTGCCGCCGCGTCAATTAACCCCCCGGCAGGCGTGGTTTTCCGGGAAGAGGAAGGTTTTCCTGGAACACTGCGCAGGGCTTGTCTGCGGGGAGTGGGTTGCGGTATACCCGCCGGGAATACCGGTAATTTATCCGGGCGAGGAGTTTACGCCTGAAATAGTTGAGTATCTCAAATGGGTTAAAGCTTCCGGGGCGCCCGTGGCCGGACCCGCGGACCCGGAGTTGAGGACAGTTAGGGTGATCGAATAG
- a CDS encoding DNA replication initiation control protein YabA, with amino-acid sequence MNPMSILFRQLETRIKETESDLQQLKKLAGYLEEENSALREKLAMFAGYRPKGEPQEQALGGAFVNLKKIYDEGFHICNVHFGRLRQEDCLFCTAFLERGK; translated from the coding sequence ATGAACCCGATGAGCATCCTGTTCAGACAACTGGAGACGAGGATTAAAGAAACCGAGAGTGATCTCCAGCAGTTAAAAAAGCTGGCCGGTTATCTCGAAGAAGAGAACAGCGCCCTGAGGGAAAAACTGGCAATGTTTGCCGGTTACAGACCGAAGGGCGAGCCCCAGGAACAGGCCTTGGGAGGAGCGTTCGTAAATCTGAAAAAAATCTACGACGAGGGTTTTCACATCTGCAACGTTCATTTCGGACGGCTTCGCCAGGAAGACTGCCTTTTTTGTACGGCATTTTTGGAGCGGGGTAAATAA
- the tmk gene encoding dTMP kinase, producing MKENKRGLFFVFEGIDGAGKSTQAELLAGALLRSGREVETYRDPGGTPLGENVREMLLDKSACPDLSFAAEALLYAAARAQLAAGRIGPAMAMGRTVISDRFGDSTIAYQGYGRGLDVGLLTRVNDLATGGLTPDLTFLLDLSPELSKKRIAGEADRLEQEETPFFRRVREGYLFLAGQRPGAYHVLDAMLSKEEIHRRVIEAVEVFTGEVLQ from the coding sequence ATGAAGGAAAATAAAAGGGGGCTTTTTTTCGTCTTTGAGGGAATTGACGGGGCGGGCAAGAGTACCCAGGCTGAGCTGCTGGCCGGCGCCTTGTTGCGCAGCGGCAGGGAGGTCGAGACATACAGGGATCCGGGAGGGACGCCCCTGGGAGAAAACGTAAGGGAAATGCTCCTGGATAAATCAGCCTGCCCCGATTTGTCTTTCGCAGCGGAGGCATTGCTTTACGCCGCCGCACGGGCCCAGCTGGCTGCCGGCAGAATCGGGCCGGCCATGGCAATGGGCAGAACAGTAATTAGCGATCGGTTCGGAGATTCCACAATAGCCTACCAGGGTTATGGACGGGGGCTGGATGTCGGGCTTTTAACCAGGGTGAATGACCTGGCGACGGGCGGTCTGACTCCGGACCTTACTTTTTTGCTGGATCTTTCCCCTGAGCTTTCCAAGAAACGGATTGCCGGCGAGGCGGACCGTTTGGAACAGGAAGAGACACCATTTTTCCGGCGCGTGCGCGAAGGGTATCTGTTCCTGGCCGGACAAAGACCGGGCGCTTACCATGTTCTTGACGCCATGCTGAGCAAAGAGGAGATCCACCGCAGGGTTATTGAAGCGGTCGAGGTGTTTACCGGTGAAGTTCTTCAGTGA
- the porD gene encoding pyruvate synthase subunit PorD (catalyzes the ferredoxin-dependent oxidative decarboxylation of pyruvate to form acetyl-CoA), which produces MIRSEEDLKWKDLETGCVISNAGNASQYRTGDWRSLQPVWDKTKCIRCGVCYIYCPDAAIRKTSEGYFEADLYYCKGCGICTQECITGCITMVEEEE; this is translated from the coding sequence ATGATAAGATCAGAGGAAGACCTGAAATGGAAAGATTTAGAGACGGGCTGCGTTATTTCGAATGCGGGAAACGCCAGCCAGTACCGCACCGGCGACTGGCGGTCTTTACAGCCTGTCTGGGATAAGACCAAATGCATCCGCTGCGGTGTATGTTATATTTATTGCCCCGATGCAGCAATCAGGAAGACAAGTGAAGGTTACTTTGAAGCCGATTTATATTACTGCAAGGGGTGCGGAATCTGCACCCAGGAATGTATAACCGGCTGTATAACTATGGTAGAGGAAGAGGAGTAA